ACCGTTACCTGCTCAGTGTTTCCATTTTCGTCCGTCGCCGTGACGGTCACGGTATTGTCACCAATATCGCCAACTACGAAGGCTGTTTTGCTTAAAGTTATTTCAGGTGCTCCACAGGCGTCGCTGGTAACAACTTGCAAGTCGGATACGGTAATGGTTCCGTTGCCAGCCGCGTCAAGCGCAAACATGAAATCTTGGGCTGACAACGCAGGCTTCACATTATCTTCAACAGTTACCTCTGCCACGGCCATGTCCTTTTGGTCATAATTATCGGTAACTGTTAATGTCACAGTCTGTGGCGTTCCGACATGGGAACAATCGAATGAGCTAACATCTATTGTTTTGGAAGATATTCCGCAGTTGTCGGAGCTGCCGTTGTCGATGTCATCAGCGGTAATAGTCGCTTGTCCATTTTCATCAAGCTGAACGGTGATGCTCTTGGCCTTGGCGACTGGCTTGAGCTTATCCTCGATAGTCACGGTAACGGTTTTGGTCGATGTTCGTCCGCTATTATCGGTAGCCGTCACAGTTACGCTCTCCGATCCGATATCGTCACAATTGAAATCAGTCTTGCTAAGCGTAACGCTTGCGATGCCAGCGGCGTCAGTTGCCACCACGTTCAGCAAATCTTTTGTCAAAGTTCCCTGACCCGACGCATTCAACTGCAAGGTATAATCTTCGGCCGTTAGCTCTGGATCCGTGGTATCTTGTACTTTAACATTGACCGTTACCTGCTCAGTGTTTCCATTTTCGTCCGTCGCCGTGACGGTCACGGTATTGTCACCAATATCGCCGACTACGAAGGCTGTTTTGCTTAAAGATATTTCAGGTGCTCCACAGGCATCACTGGTAACAACTTGCAAGTCGGAAACGGTAATGGTTCCGTTGCCAGCTGCGTCAAGCGAAAACATGAAATCTTGGGCTGACAACGCAGGCTTCACATTATCCTCAACTGTTACTGTAGCGATACCCGTTTCCTGATTGTCACTATTGTCGGTAACAGTCAATGTCACAGTCTGTGGCGTTCCGACATGAGAACAATCAAACGACGAAACGTCAATTGATTTGGATTTGATTCCGCAGTTGTCTGTACTTCCGTTGTCGATGTCGTTAGCTGTGATGGTCGTTTGACCATTAGCGTCGAGCTGAACGGTGATATTTTTTACTGAGACAACAGGCTTTATATTATCCTTTACAGTAACAGTAGCTGTTTTATTATCGGAATTGCCCGCTTTATCCGTAACGGTTAGGGTAACATTTTGTGGTCCCAACGCGTCACATGAGTAATCCGTTTTACTTAAGGTAATACCTTCAATACCATTAGCGTCAGAAGAATTGTTGTCAATATCGCTTGTGGCTAAAGTCGCAAGCCCGGCGGCGTTCAAAAACAGTTCCTTATTCTTGACAACAACGGTCGGTGGCGTGTTATCCACCGTAATCTGTACCGAGTTGGTAGAGCCTGAGGAAGTGTTGCCTACTTGGTCTGACGCTACTGAGCCATTAACAGAAACGGTCAGGACTCCATCTCCACTAAAGTTTGTCAACTTAATAGTTGGGGATGCCGTAGTTCCGTTTTGAATCTCGACCGTAGCGGAAGAAGGCCCTGTTAGACTTAGTTTTTCTTTCGTGAAATCGATGTTATCGGCGCCTGAAATCGTCACAGGAATTTCAACCGTTTTCCCATTATTGACAAGAGTCTTTGTAGGCGTGCCCAAAGTAACCGTCGGAGGCGTATTATCGGCGGTTACTGGAGCGCTTGACTTTGAAAAGGATACGTTGCCGGCTTCATCCGTTACCGCGGCATGTATTACGTCTATCGATACGTTGCCATCTCCTTGTATATTGGTAAGAGTCAGCGTGTATCCAGAAGTAGCGTTGCCGGTCAATGCTTTGGTGGCCGTAACGCCGTCATTGCTTTTCACCAAAATATCGTCTTCCTCTAGAGTAACCGCATTATCGTCCACGGTTATCGGATAGCTGACAGGCCCGTTTTTAGTAACCGAAACGCTCGGAGCCTCGATGCTAAACACCGGGCGGGTATTGTCTACGGTAAACAAAGTACTTGAAGGCGAGGCCAAACTCTCGTTTCCAACAAAATCGGAATACGGTCCAGCCTTTATTTTTATACCTATAGTTCCGTCCCCTGTTATCCCTGACAATAAAACTACTGGGTTTGGTCCAGTTGCACTCGTTAAAATAATTTTGTCAGGAGTAACGCTTCCAGCCAAACTGCCTACAAGCTCGATATCGGGTTTATCAAAATTATAAAAGTCCGCGCCTGTGACATTGATATTAAATTCAATTATATCGGAAGAATTCGCCTTCGGTTTTCCAGAACGGATTTTCGTCACCCCGAACGCCACAGACGGCGGTGTTTTGTCAACCGCTACAGATCCACTTGATGCAGAAACAGACTGATTACCGGCAACATCCGTGACCGCTCCATACTTCACATCTATCGATACACTTCCTTCCCCTTGTATATTGGTAAGGGTCAGCGTATATCCAGATGTAGCGTTACCTGTCAATGCTTTGGTGGCCGTAACGCCATCGTTACTTTTTACCAAAATATCGTCTTCCTCCAAAGTAACCGTATTATCGTCCACAGTTATTGGATAGCTCACCGGACCGTTATTAGTAACCGGAACGCTCGGATCGCCAATACTAAATTTCGGGGGAGTGTTGTCTATCGTGACCAAACCACTTGGATCAGTCGCTACGTTACTGTCACCTGAAGCATCCGTATATGCCCCCGCCTTTATTTTTATGCCTATTGTACCGTCACCTGAGATCCCGGACAACAATACCGCCGGGTTTGATCCAGTTTTGCCTGTTAAAAGAATTTTGTCAGAAGTAACGCTTCCAGCCAAACTACCGACAAGTTCTATATCCGATTTCTCAAGATTGTGGGATGTGGCTCCTGTGATCGCGAGATTAAATTCGATTATATCTGAAATATTAGCCAGCGGCTTACCGCTTCTTATAATCGGCGTACCGATTGATACTACAGGAACTACAGTGTCTACGGTATGGACACCCATCTCACTGAAAGGCCCAGCACAAGGATTAGTCACAGCGTCCGTGATATTACTACTCCCATTATTAAGTATAAGACTTACCGTTCCCTCACCGGTGGAAATGCCTACTGTCACTTTATAACTTGCGCCGTTTGAAGAGGCTACGGGAGTAATATCAGTAATACTACCCAAAGAATTAGACGGGGAGACTGTATTGAAAACCGTAAAGTCATCGGCCGACACATTGCTGACAGGCTCGCTAAACGTAAGCGTATATACAATTTCGGTAGCTGTTTTCGCTGGCGGGTTACCGTTGACAGGGTCAATAGTAACAGACTGGATTGTCGGTTTTACCGTATCTTTTGGCTTAGTTGACGTCTCGGTTGGCCCAACATTTCCCGCTTCATCTGTCACTGTAAAACTCAAAGTAATATTACCATCCGGTAACGACGCATCTACGGGATATCCTCTTGCGGTTACAGACGAAGACGTAATTGGCACTGTCAGGTTGGAAACAGGGCTTCCCGCTCCATCTGACGTTACAGAGATTTCATATGTAGCCCCTACCTCGGCTCCTGAAAAAGAATAAGTGAGTGAAGAATGGACCGGATTATTAAAATAGTCTTGATCTATGGATACTGAATAGCCAGAAGGCGCTACGGTATCCTTTGTCCTCAGGAAAATTGAAGGCATTCCTTTATTTGACGCTGCATCTGTCAATGTTACAGTCAGCTTTAAAGTTCCGTCACCCAAACCTGATAAGTTGATTCCTGTAATCTGGTCCGTAGCTGTAGCAATCACTCCATTATTGGTAACGGGGGTTCCGCCTCCATCAGAAGTAATGGTATACTCATAGGTGGACCCTGGCTCAGCGTTGGCAAAAGTAAAGCTGATGGCCGATTGGTTCGTAGAATTTACATAAGCTTGGTCTATTGTAGCCAAATAGCCTGCTGGTGCCGTAACATCCGGCGTAACCGTAACTTGTTTTGTAGTGAAACTCGGACACGATCCGGCTGTCGTATATTTTACCGTATACTCTTTCGGCGTACTTAACGAAACGTCAATAGCACCCGTATTAGGGTTTATACTAAGTCCGGAAGGTGTTGCGGTGAAAGTTCCACCAGAAGTATTTTTCGAGGGTGTAGGATCAAAACCATCTACACTATATGAAGACGATCCGTAAGCGAAGCTACTGTTACTTATTGGTGTCACGGATACCGTAACATTACCGCAACTGCTAGAAGTGGCACAACCGCCTTCACCACGAACAAAGTACTGGGTAGAAGGTGAAGATGGCGTAACTTGGAATGTGCTATTTGTCGTTTCGTCTACTTTAGAATCAGGGTCTCCGCAAGAACCTGAATAAATTACCCACTTGGTAGCGTCGTTAAGATTTCCCGTAATATTTAAAGTCGTTGATGAGCCTGCGCAGACTGTCTGTGGATTGTAAGTTACTGTTGGTACGTCGGGTTCAGTGCATGCCCCTGCCCCTGCTGCCCAAACAATATCGTCAAACCCCAAACTCCCCAAAGAACTATACGTTGATAATGGCCCATCATCCGAGTCAGTAATCACGATCTTGTCAACTTCTGAGAAGTTCGGATTCGTAAATGGATACACAAACTCCTTTACATTTATCGAAATATCAGATATCGCGGCAACTTTATTCCCATCTTTATATGCCTCTATATCTACAACATATGGGTATACGGTACCATACAGATTAACGAATGTAATAGATTTTAAATCTATCTTACTTGAAGCAGTGATTGTGATTTTATCATCATGAGGATTTGTTCCTCCTCCAGCTAAAGGCTGTGAACCTGCATCAACGTACTTCCTGCCATTAGGGATAGGATAAGTGTCTCCTAATGAAGTAGTATTGACTCTATAATGAAAAAAACTACTTGGGGAATTTCCCTTATCCGAATTGGAAGAGAAACTAAATGTCACTCCATTAGAAACAACATTAAACCCTCTACTTACATTAGAATCAATATTACTATCTGGCGTAAATCCCTGATCATCAAAAGTAATCGTATTATTCTGCGCCACACCCCCGGTATGGCTTACCAGCACCGTCAGCAAAGAGAGCAAGACGCTTAAGGTTACTGTTCTTGGTAGTTTTAGAAACATGGTTTTTGTGATTATCTGAAGTCGAGTAGTTTTCCTGTTTTATATTTTAAAAGGCCCTGTCAGTCAACACACATATAGGCATTGAGCCAACCACCCCTCTCTCCTTCAGTCACTTCCGCAGGCGTATTATCGTCCATATCAATTCTATCGGATACTTCTATCCGGCAATCATCTTTGTCCACAATCACCTTGCCTACATAGTGGGAAGGTCTTGTCTTGTGAGATTCTTGAAAGTCTATTGTTCCTCTCGGCCCTTCCACCGTTACGTTCTCCATCGCCTCTCGTAACACCTTGGTTTTCCTTTCCCCTTCCGCATATTCGATCGCCTTGGCCAAAGCCAATCCATTTTCGAAACCCAGCAAAGCCGAATAGACCGGGGTTCGCTCGTAAGTGTCTTCGAACCACTCCAAAAAACTCTGATTGGCTTCACTTTCCAATTCCGGGAACCAGCTTCCGAACATCTCCATTCCGGCATATACCTCAGGGTTTTCAAAGATGAGATCCCTACTAAATGCTCCCTCTGGCGAACAAAGCCTTAGTCTTTGCCCTAAGTCGGTCTCTTGTAACACTTCATGAAAACGGGCAGAGTCGGGACCGGAAAATGACAACAAAGCCGTATCCACCTCAAGCCCTTCCAGTAGTCCCAATAAGCGATTGGCTTCTCCCGCCTCCGGCTTATCGGGGTAGAAATAATTCAACATCACCTCACCATGCCCACTTTCCAGCATCGCCTCCGTGTAGCTGGAGGCTATTCCGTACCCGGCTTCATAAAAGGAGCTTAACAATGCGAACTTGCTTTGCCCCAGCTCGGCATGCCGTAAGGCCCCATACCTCATCGATTGCCATAAGCCCAGTGAGTTGGCAAATATATTCTTACCCAATTTGGCTATGGGAGGCTTTTCCGAACCGAAATCCGAAAAGAGCAACAACTTGTTATTGTCTTGAAAAAAAGAAAAAATACGGTCATGAAAACGGTGCCCCAGCAAAGCCACTACCACATCCACGTCTGAAAACACCAGTTTTTGGCACGCTTCCAACACCTTATCCAATTTATTGCCGAAGCCAATGCCCTCTACCAACAACTCATGTCGAATGCCGGCTGAAGATAACGGACGTCTCAGGCAATTAACAAAATCACTGGCCAAGGCAGGATAACGGCCCGAATGCGGAGCCAAAACACCTATTCTATAAATCTTTTCCACTTAGATAAATGATAATTATAGAAACGTCCCTTAGCCCTAAAAGGGCAAGGGACGCAAAAAAACAGTCTTATGAACGGGATGGGTAATTACCGGCTATGGCGATAATAAAATTCATGCAGAGGCTAGGCATTCTGTTCTCGTGAAGCAAGCCACCGCCAGTATCCCCGTTAATTACCTCAACTTCCACCGCGTCTCCTCCGATAATATTGTCGGCATAAGTACCACTGGATTCCAAGATTCTATTTGGCGAAAGTTCATCCGCTTCAGTGTCGTGAACATATTTAAGTGTTCCGTTGCCACTCAACGAATTTCCTTCTGGATTAGATGTGTCTCCACCGCCTACAGGTGGAATAAAAGAAGCCTTCAGACTAGCGGAAACAATAGCATTATGGGAATGGATTGGCAATTGAGAAGGAACAAGTGATGCCTTCTCAACACCGCCACTCTCACCCAAAATGTAGCTTCTAAGCCCTTGCCCTTGCCCATTACCTTTGTGTATCGGGACACGCCCACGCAGATCGGGCAATGCGAATGTATTTCGCCCATCACCGCCGTAATACGTTCCCAATATGGAATACAGGGCCGAATTCGAGGAAATCGGCAACAACTGTCCCTGACAGAACATCCAATCTCTTGGCGCAAAATCTCCCGCAAAGAGGATTATCTCACCTATAAATGGCTCCATATATTATCTGGTTTTAGCTTCTGGATGGAAAAATGCCCTGCAAGGCTATAATAAAGTTCACGCACTGATAAGGCTGGCGATTCTCATGGGGGATGCTTCCTCCCGTATTAGTATTGGTGACCATTACGTCCAAGCACTCGTCCGACATCTCCACGTTTGGAGGTGCGGTCGAGTAGATATTCGAACCGTCACTACTCAACACATTACCGTTAGGAGAACTAGAGTTTCCACCACCAGTAGGAGGGGTATGATTCGCAAACAGTCTGGCCTTGGTCTGAGCGGTGTGCGTATGGGTCGGCATCTCCGCAACAGAAAGCGCGACAGTCTCTTGCCCATGTGTCTGCCCCACTTGATAACGACTCAATCCAGGTCCGTCACCCGGGTGCATAGGAACCCTTCCTCTTAGATCCGGTAAAGCGAAAGTGCTACGGCCATCACCGCCATAGATAGTTCCCAAAAGCGAAAAAAGAGCTGAATTTTGACTAATCGGCAAAAGTTGCCCGTCACAAAAAGCCCAGCCCCTTGGCGCAAAATTCCCGCCGAACATGACTACTTGTCCTAGAAATGGTTCCATGGTTTATTGATTTAAAGGTTTATATTGGGTTTCTTTAATTCTTTCCCGTTCCACTTCCGATAACGGAGCTGGTTTCAGATATGTACCAGTCGCACTGTTTAACCGTTTATTCAATACCTCAGCCCTGATTCCCTTGGCTCCCGTAAACCGGGATAATTTCTCTATCGTTTCTTCAGGATTCTTGAGTAAATCTTGGTACTCTATTTCTAGAAATCTCTCCTGACCTCGTAAGCTCTCAGCTAACTGTTGGCCTTCATTAAAGCAATTCAAAAAATAATCTAACTGTGATGGGTCAGTATAAATCCCCGCAGATTTGGCCGATGCCAAACAATCCGACAAATCACGCCTAATCCAGATAATCTTAGCGTTCGGCAGATTCCGGTACAGCATATCCGCAAAACCACGTTCTATCCCCGCCGCCTTTACACCCCAAACGCTACGCCCCTTACTCTGGGCAAACTCTTTATGATAAAGCGTCGATCGCCAAATACCCGCATAACACTCCCGCAAATACTCATCAATAGGAGGCAACACATCGGCAGACCACAGATCCTGGCCTTTTTCTATTACACGATCGGATAAAGAGCGGAAATAATCGAGATGATGACCAAAAAAGACACTCTTGCCCAAGTGTCTATTCAGAGCCTCTAGCAGGTCTTGAAACGAATGCTCTCCGAATACCAACGCATTATCCGAAGAATTCAACAGACGTTGGACCAAGGTAGTGCCAGAGCGCACTATAGAGGAAACTATAATTACAGGATTTATCCGATCGATAACCATAAAAGAACAAGGGATTCTGAAACGGTAAGTACCCTATTATTAAAAACACATACAAACCATCGGAGAGTTATTTACATTTCTTTTAGTAGATATTATTACATGAATAATACATATAATCTTATTATAAGCACACCTGAGTTAAATAAAGAATATTTTTTAATTGATTTTTAAAAATCATAAATGTAGTTAGGAATAAAACTACATATCCGAAAAAGAGAAAATGACACCACTGGGATCATATAACTTGATCATATCCATCGAAACAAAGAATGGAAACCCAAACCAATACAGCTAAACACACAGAGAGAGAAACAATTCGTTAAAAGGCCTGTGAATAAGCAATAAAGGATACGTAAAAAGTTATGAGTTTATAACAAAATCAGGATAAGCGTTGGGTTGGAGCATATTCGCCGATTTTGATTTTCTTTAATTGCGCTCAAGAGGTCACTTACGCTTAGTTGGGAGCTCCAAATACCCATAAAGCGCTAGGCTGAGGCCTAACACCAGCCCTATTATTTCTGAACCCGTTACGCACTCTTAGGATTACCCTTGTTTGTAACCGTCTTGGTTTTCTGTTGTTGATACGGATGTTTCTTTGGCCGGCGTTGACAGGGCGAGCCCAGTCCCTATATTTGATCTGTTTTGTGACTGTACGCATGGTGAGAGAAGGCATGCCATTTCTCCGGTTGTTTCGACTTGCGGTCGAATTTTCACTGATCTAATTCGTTTTCTGGATAAATAAAATGGCCAAATTATACCTTTTGTGACCTTAGTGTACCCTTACATACCCTACGGGTATCTTTTTATAGGTTTTTCGGGTATATAGCAGTATAAAACAAATCCGAAAGGCCAATATGGTCAGTATGACGATAACTGTGGTCTATCGGACCGGGACACGTAAGGTTTGGGCCGTTTCCGCATGGAAATCGGTCTTTTTTATAGCCTAGTGGGAAATGCCCAAAGTATCATTATCCCATCTTCATCCGTGGCTTATCCCATCTTGATCCCATCATGAAAGGCGGGGGAGAATGGCTGGTAAGGTTTCGGCGGTTTTTGCGGAAAAAGGTTAATGCATAACGAAATCAGAACGCCTAAAACCATAGTGTAGAGCTAGAGGTTATTCACTTCCTTTGTTTATTCTCACCAGTGTTTATGAAAACGCTTCGCTTTGTTCTAGCACTTGTAGGAGCGAGCGTGACGTTCGTCCCAGCTCACTTTTTTCTTCTATTTACCCTGAATTGGTTATGCACTCAAAAGTTATTGATGACAATCAAATTCAACACCGATCCGCCTAGTTCCCTAACTGGAAAATACACGGCCTATTTTCACCCGCAAGCGGGACATGAGTATTGCTCGATGTAAACCCTTTTAACTCTTTTTAACTTCAATTAAGAAAAAATAATCATTGATATATCGTTATTTCATTGAGTTAAAATTAATACAAATCCTGATATTATGAAGTATTTGCATTTAATGATCCTTTCTATTTTTTTAAATTTCTCTTGCCAAAAAAACAACAAAAACCTCCATCTTAACTTAACCGAAGAGGAAATTCCGTTGGGTGAAAAACTTACAGAGACACCCATAAAAACGAAAGATGACTTAAGCGTTATACGGACAGCAATTAGGGGCTCTTCATTGATTGCCCAAAACCAACATCCAGAACACGACCTGCTAACCATTTTCGATATAAACACCCTTCAGCTTAAAGGAAAAATCCTCCGTCAAGGTAAAAAGCATAATAGTGCGGAACTCTTTGAGATGAGTGATAATCAAGTAGGTCTATTTGATAAGGATCGAAAAAAGATTGGCGTTTTCCGTGTAAACGAAAATCGTTCCCTCAACAAAATCGATGAAAAATATAGCAAAGACCTAAAAACCTGTCCTATCGATTGCGGAGACTCATTTATCTATACCAGGTACTCCCGTAACGATAAAGGCCAAAGATGGAAAGAGATAGTAAAACTACCTAAGGACAATGGAGAAGCTAAAGTCATCTACGATTTTCCGGATTTCAAATATAAGCCTACAAAAGAGTACTATTGCCTTTACAAGGTAAACAAGGATGCTCAGCGTATCGCAATCGCATATACAGGTCATAGACGCATCGATATCATAGATTTCAAGGGCAATCTAATCCGGAAAATCACCGTTAGCCCCGACGCTCAACTAGAGGGGGAAAATAAGGATTCAAAGAAACCACAAAATAGAATAATTGAATACAGCGACTTGCGGGCTAACTCCAAATATATAATCACCAAATATTCAGGGGGGGCGGTTTTTAACAGAAATACCAAAGCCAAGGAGCTATTCGAAGTATATGACTGGGACGGTAACCCTATCAAGCGTTTTAAAACAAACAACTCTTTTCTTCGATTCAGAATTTTACCGTCAGCAGAGGATTCTATCAAACTGCTAGGAATACTGGCTTGGGATTACAGTCTCGCAACATTTGTAGTGCTGAAAGCAAGAGTTTAAACATTTTGGTATGCCACTTTGAAAAAAGGACGCTTAGCGCCCTTTTTTCTTTTGCTGAAATTGACATCTTCGACCACTACTGATTTCTTATTTTAAAGTTTTTCAGTAAGCCTTAAAGCCGGTATTCAAGTCCAAATAATAGCGTGAGACTCTAATATCACTTCATTATATAATGATATTAATAAACCAAGAAATCACCATGGATGCACAGCCTTATATCTATTATTAGCATCCACCCCATAAACCTCCATGCTAGTGATATTAATCTCTATTCCGTCAGGAATTTCAATGTCCTCATTTGAGTAAAACACAATCCTATTGCCTGTCACTTTCCATAAGTTAGAGGGTAAACCAGAAACTGTTAAAAACGAGCTGTTTTTAGTCGGTCTATTGAACAATTCGGGACCATTAATTGAAAAATGAGAAAAATTATATTTTTTACGATTAAACAAATCACTTAATAGAGAAAGAGAAGCCGCCGGTTGAACGATACTCGTAAGACCAGATTTAAAGCCCATATCCAACACCGCTTCATACTTGTACACCTTAGACTCCATATTGGAGAGCTGAGCTGGTTTATTAATTTTTTCTTTAACCCAATCTGTAGCACGTATCTTTACCCTCTTTGA
This region of Fulvitalea axinellae genomic DNA includes:
- a CDS encoding phage tail protein → MEPFLGQVVMFGGNFAPRGWAFCDGQLLPISQNSALFSLLGTIYGGDGRSTFALPDLRGRVPMHPGDGPGLSRYQVGQTHGQETVALSVAEMPTHTHTAQTKARLFANHTPPTGGGNSSSPNGNVLSSDGSNIYSTAPPNVEMSDECLDVMVTNTNTGGSIPHENRQPYQCVNFIIALQGIFPSRS
- a CDS encoding ABC transporter substrate-binding protein, producing MEKIYRIGVLAPHSGRYPALASDFVNCLRRPLSSAGIRHELLVEGIGFGNKLDKVLEACQKLVFSDVDVVVALLGHRFHDRIFSFFQDNNKLLLFSDFGSEKPPIAKLGKNIFANSLGLWQSMRYGALRHAELGQSKFALLSSFYEAGYGIASSYTEAMLESGHGEVMLNYFYPDKPEAGEANRLLGLLEGLEVDTALLSFSGPDSARFHEVLQETDLGQRLRLCSPEGAFSRDLIFENPEVYAGMEMFGSWFPELESEANQSFLEWFEDTYERTPVYSALLGFENGLALAKAIEYAEGERKTKVLREAMENVTVEGPRGTIDFQESHKTRPSHYVGKVIVDKDDCRIEVSDRIDMDDNTPAEVTEGERGGWLNAYMCVD
- a CDS encoding sulfotransferase — encoded protein: MVIDRINPVIIVSSIVRSGTTLVQRLLNSSDNALVFGEHSFQDLLEALNRHLGKSVFFGHHLDYFRSLSDRVIEKGQDLWSADVLPPIDEYLRECYAGIWRSTLYHKEFAQSKGRSVWGVKAAGIERGFADMLYRNLPNAKIIWIRRDLSDCLASAKSAGIYTDPSQLDYFLNCFNEGQQLAESLRGQERFLEIEYQDLLKNPEETIEKLSRFTGAKGIRAEVLNKRLNSATGTYLKPAPLSEVERERIKETQYKPLNQ
- a CDS encoding gliding motility-associated C-terminal domain-containing protein encodes the protein MFLKLPRTVTLSVLLSLLTVLVSHTGGVAQNNTITFDDQGFTPDSNIDSNVSRGFNVVSNGVTFSFSSNSDKGNSPSSFFHYRVNTTSLGDTYPIPNGRKYVDAGSQPLAGGGTNPHDDKITITASSKIDLKSITFVNLYGTVYPYVVDIEAYKDGNKVAAISDISINVKEFVYPFTNPNFSEVDKIVITDSDDGPLSTYSSLGSLGFDDIVWAAGAGACTEPDVPTVTYNPQTVCAGSSTTLNITGNLNDATKWVIYSGSCGDPDSKVDETTNSTFQVTPSSPSTQYFVRGEGGCATSSSCGNVTVSVTPISNSSFAYGSSSYSVDGFDPTPSKNTSGGTFTATPSGLSINPNTGAIDVSLSTPKEYTVKYTTAGSCPSFTTKQVTVTPDVTAPAGYLATIDQAYVNSTNQSAISFTFANAEPGSTYEYTITSDGGGTPVTNNGVIATATDQITGINLSGLGDGTLKLTVTLTDAASNKGMPSIFLRTKDTVAPSGYSVSIDQDYFNNPVHSSLTYSFSGAEVGATYEISVTSDGAGSPVSNLTVPITSSSVTARGYPVDASLPDGNITLSFTVTDEAGNVGPTETSTKPKDTVKPTIQSVTIDPVNGNPPAKTATEIVYTLTFSEPVSNVSADDFTVFNTVSPSNSLGSITDITPVASSNGASYKVTVGISTGEGTVSLILNNGSSNITDAVTNPCAGPFSEMGVHTVDTVVPVVSIGTPIIRSGKPLANISDIIEFNLAITGATSHNLEKSDIELVGSLAGSVTSDKILLTGKTGSNPAVLLSGISGDGTIGIKIKAGAYTDASGDSNVATDPSGLVTIDNTPPKFSIGDPSVPVTNNGPVSYPITVDDNTVTLEEDDILVKSNDGVTATKALTGNATSGYTLTLTNIQGEGSVSIDVKYGAVTDVAGNQSVSASSGSVAVDKTPPSVAFGVTKIRSGKPKANSSDIIEFNINVTGADFYNFDKPDIELVGSLAGSVTPDKIILTSATGPNPVVLLSGITGDGTIGIKIKAGPYSDFVGNESLASPSSTLFTVDNTRPVFSIEAPSVSVTKNGPVSYPITVDDNAVTLEEDDILVKSNDGVTATKALTGNATSGYTLTLTNIQGDGNVSIDVIHAAVTDEAGNVSFSKSSAPVTADNTPPTVTLGTPTKTLVNNGKTVEIPVTISGADNIDFTKEKLSLTGPSSATVEIQNGTTASPTIKLTNFSGDGVLTVSVNGSVASDQVGNTSSGSTNSVQITVDNTPPTVVVKNKELFLNAAGLATLATSDIDNNSSDANGIEGITLSKTDYSCDALGPQNVTLTVTDKAGNSDNKTATVTVKDNIKPVVSVKNITVQLDANGQTTITANDIDNGSTDNCGIKSKSIDVSSFDCSHVGTPQTVTLTVTDNSDNQETGIATVTVEDNVKPALSAQDFMFSLDAAGNGTITVSDLQVVTSDACGAPEISLSKTAFVVGDIGDNTVTVTATDENGNTEQVTVNVKVQDTTDPELTAEDYTLQLNASGQGTLTKDLLNVVATDAAGIASVTLSKTDFNCDDIGSESVTVTATDNSGRTSTKTVTVTIEDKLKPVAKAKSITVQLDENGQATITADDIDNGSSDNCGISSKTIDVSSFDCSHVGTPQTVTLTVTDNYDQKDMAVAEVTVEDNVKPALSAQDFMFALDAAGNGTITVSDLQVVTSDACGAPEITLSKTAFVVGDIGDNTVTVTATDENGNTEQVTVNVKVQDTTDPELTAEDYTLQLNASGQGTLTKELLNVVATDAAGIASVTLSKTNFSCDDIGSESVTVTATDNSGRTSTETVTVTIEDKLKPIAKAKNITVQLDENGQATITADDIDNGSTDNCGISSKTIDVSSFDCSHVGTPQTVTLTVTDNYGQEDMATAEVTVEDNVKPALTAQNFTLQLDATGAGTITASDLQVSTTDICGVPEVSLSKTDFDCSNVGENSVTVTATDKNGNKEEVSVSVMVEDKVKPTLTAEDYTLELSNTGTAVLTAEMLQAEVTDACEIKEVTLSKSEFDCSNLGTNQVTVSVEDKNGNVSQKTVTVTVKDVTAPEVSTVGTLTVQLDESGNATITAEDIDASSEDACGIAERILDISTFDCSNIGTPVTVTLTAKDASGNQSTGTAVVTVEDNVKPALTAQNFTLQLDAIGAGTITASDLQVVTSDACGTPEVSLSKTDFDCSNAGENSVTVTATDENGNETDVAVTVTVEDEVAPEVVAQDFTLDLDATGNATLTKEMLNIQTADACGAVEVTLDKTSFDCSNVGENDLVITGTDIYGNKTDITIKVTVKDVTLPEVMTQDITVELDASGQVSITPEQINNNSADACGIGNLELDMSNFDCSKTGENTVTLTVTDNNGNSATGTAKVTVLDKIDPTIECPVKVDAQVHPSETTVEVTVPLPVLADNCSGVTVTNSFNNLENASGQYPRGVTEIVWTVTDASGNTATCTSEVSVTEIQLPPVISAIAVQNIDEGSELSFDVSAEDPNKDGVGFALSAEAIAAGLTLNGSTVTWTPNESQGPSSYTFTLTATDDSDQALSSTIDFTVNVGEVNEQHSLATLQDITLPEHEELAFTLQVSDVDLPRQPFVYSVDQAGQDLGFQVNASTGEVSWTPGEDHGGNTYTVEFTVVDGSTENFTASTSLKVTVTEVNDPVVIDTEQGFTQTLNVGEEPPTLSFKVTDPEAQNIETRVTVITSPKNVISEDDFEVIKDGDEYEVKLKTIDKEFIGVVDVTIIVEEIVVQSRGRQNRTSVREIDFEFKFEKREIPLDIPNMFTPNGDGVNDTWNIVYLGLYDSNTVQVYDQFGLKVFERRNYNRDDEWDGGDLESGPYFYVIKVSSGEVYKGKLTIIR
- a CDS encoding phage tail protein, which gives rise to MEPFIGEIILFAGDFAPRDWMFCQGQLLPISSNSALYSILGTYYGGDGRNTFALPDLRGRVPIHKGNGQGQGLRSYILGESGGVEKASLVPSQLPIHSHNAIVSASLKASFIPPVGGGDTSNPEGNSLSGNGTLKYVHDTEADELSPNRILESSGTYADNIIGGDAVEVEVINGDTGGGLLHENRMPSLCMNFIIAIAGNYPSRS
- a CDS encoding BF3164 family lipoprotein, which produces MKYLHLMILSIFLNFSCQKNNKNLHLNLTEEEIPLGEKLTETPIKTKDDLSVIRTAIRGSSLIAQNQHPEHDLLTIFDINTLQLKGKILRQGKKHNSAELFEMSDNQVGLFDKDRKKIGVFRVNENRSLNKIDEKYSKDLKTCPIDCGDSFIYTRYSRNDKGQRWKEIVKLPKDNGEAKVIYDFPDFKYKPTKEYYCLYKVNKDAQRIAIAYTGHRRIDIIDFKGNLIRKITVSPDAQLEGENKDSKKPQNRIIEYSDLRANSKYIITKYSGGAVFNRNTKAKELFEVYDWDGNPIKRFKTNNSFLRFRILPSAEDSIKLLGILAWDYSLATFVVLKARV